Proteins from one uncultured Desulfuromonas sp. genomic window:
- a CDS encoding molybdopterin-dependent oxidoreductase, which translates to MNYQQAQRLAESLGEQVIPTVCGMCGPGGPGGGCGIYAFVKQGCFTRVAGMDECPVNRGAVCAKGQAAPQWVYSPDRLTTPLRRVGRKGEGRFEPIGWDDAIDQVAEVLMRQKEEFGPESLAILAPAKRNYNDYLQRFLTVHGSPNYGHSGICAMQRAFAFSYTVGCWPQADYDNSDLIIYWGRQPFYSGPVARPARAFLDARQRGATLVAIKPSMEPDGGLCDQWLAIRPGTDAALALAMLHVVIGDGLIDHAFVEQWCYGFDELKAHVEQFSPAWAQGITGIDSERIVALARLYAMTPRATIDLGNGVEHAPSASDAIRAVAMLMAITGHLDRPGTNLLPKAMAPSPVTLPQRYSPALIDKLVCPEFPKVFQPFYEGPSAAYYGVIESILTEQPYPIRCLMAPGTQPSMSNRGTRNVLAALEKVDFFAVIDVMRTAEMDYADIVIPTATVYESDHPFHHVPGWMMANNPVIQPLGAYKSTIEFFLDLAQRMGYGEDFWQGDCEQAMREQLQPFNLTPHELREAPCGISRQPPGQRYEKYAETFGRASSALGHPPLLPQNKVALYATTFADAGFSPLPQWRDVPEGLTATPELVEEFPLVLSDYHTSKSFSASWQRNVALLREVEPEPMLHIHPETADRFAIGDQDWIRLSSPHGWLKVKAQYYPGIRRDTVMVLHGWWQGCKALGQHDMPLTDGGANVNLLYTVERDKACDPLIWAMSSQTLVKVERWEEAS; encoded by the coding sequence ATGAATTATCAGCAGGCACAACGTTTGGCCGAATCCCTTGGTGAACAGGTGATTCCCACCGTGTGCGGTATGTGTGGGCCCGGTGGTCCGGGGGGCGGTTGTGGTATTTATGCGTTTGTCAAACAAGGATGTTTTACCCGGGTGGCGGGTATGGATGAATGTCCTGTAAATCGTGGTGCCGTGTGTGCCAAAGGGCAAGCCGCTCCCCAATGGGTGTATTCCCCGGATCGATTAACAACGCCTTTGCGTCGTGTCGGGCGCAAAGGTGAAGGACGATTTGAGCCCATCGGTTGGGATGACGCCATTGATCAGGTCGCTGAAGTGCTGATGCGTCAAAAAGAGGAGTTCGGCCCTGAATCTCTGGCGATTCTTGCCCCGGCCAAGCGCAACTACAATGACTATCTACAGCGTTTTTTAACGGTTCACGGCAGTCCCAACTATGGCCACAGTGGTATTTGCGCCATGCAGCGGGCTTTTGCTTTCTCCTATACGGTCGGCTGCTGGCCGCAGGCTGATTATGACAACAGTGACCTGATCATCTATTGGGGGCGGCAGCCGTTCTATTCCGGCCCAGTGGCTCGCCCGGCGCGAGCGTTTTTAGACGCACGCCAGCGTGGTGCGACTCTGGTGGCCATCAAACCCTCTATGGAGCCGGACGGTGGATTGTGCGATCAGTGGCTGGCGATCCGCCCAGGAACCGATGCCGCGCTGGCTCTGGCCATGTTGCATGTGGTGATTGGTGACGGTTTGATCGATCATGCGTTTGTTGAGCAGTGGTGCTACGGCTTTGATGAACTCAAAGCTCATGTGGAGCAATTTTCCCCTGCTTGGGCGCAGGGGATTACCGGGATTGATTCCGAACGGATCGTGGCGCTGGCCCGGCTCTATGCGATGACTCCCAGAGCAACCATTGATCTCGGTAATGGCGTCGAACATGCGCCGTCCGCCAGTGATGCGATTCGTGCCGTGGCCATGCTGATGGCCATTACCGGCCATCTTGACCGGCCGGGTACAAATCTATTGCCAAAGGCGATGGCACCCAGTCCGGTCACGTTGCCGCAGCGCTACAGCCCGGCGCTGATCGACAAGTTGGTGTGTCCGGAATTCCCCAAAGTGTTTCAACCTTTTTACGAAGGGCCATCCGCAGCTTATTACGGGGTGATTGAGAGCATTCTGACCGAACAACCTTATCCGATTCGCTGTCTGATGGCGCCAGGAACCCAGCCCTCAATGAGTAATCGTGGCACACGCAATGTTCTGGCGGCGCTGGAAAAGGTTGATTTTTTTGCCGTGATTGATGTGATGCGCACGGCTGAGATGGATTACGCCGATATTGTCATCCCGACAGCAACCGTCTATGAAAGCGACCATCCGTTTCACCATGTGCCGGGGTGGATGATGGCCAATAATCCGGTGATTCAGCCGCTGGGCGCCTATAAGTCAACCATTGAATTTTTTCTCGACCTGGCCCAGCGTATGGGCTATGGAGAGGACTTTTGGCAGGGGGATTGCGAGCAGGCGATGAGGGAGCAGTTGCAACCGTTCAATTTGACGCCCCATGAGTTGCGTGAGGCTCCGTGCGGCATCAGCAGGCAACCGCCTGGACAACGTTACGAAAAATATGCCGAGACTTTTGGCCGGGCCAGTTCTGCTCTTGGTCACCCACCGTTGCTGCCGCAAAACAAGGTCGCGCTTTATGCGACCACGTTTGCCGATGCCGGTTTTTCGCCGTTGCCGCAATGGCGTGACGTGCCGGAGGGCCTTACTGCGACTCCTGAATTGGTTGAAGAGTTTCCCCTGGTGCTTTCCGATTATCATACCTCTAAAAGTTTCAGTGCGTCGTGGCAGCGCAATGTTGCCCTGTTGCGCGAAGTCGAGCCGGAGCCGATGTTGCACATTCATCCCGAAACCGCAGACCGTTTCGCCATTGGCGATCAGGATTGGATCCGTCTGTCTTCACCCCATGGCTGGTTGAAGGTGAAAGCCCAGTATTATCCGGGGATCCGTCGCGATACGGTGATGGTGCTGCATGGCTGGTGGCAGGGCTGCAAGGCGCTGGGGCAACACGATATGCCGCTGACCGATGGTGGTGCAAATGTCAATCTGCTTTACACGGTCGAGCGTGATAAAGCCTGTGATCCTTTGATCTGGGCAATGTCCAGCCAGACACTGGTCAAAGTGGAGAGGTGGGAGGAGGCGTCATGA